The nucleotide sequence CGAAGAGATTGATATGCCCGCGAGTGCTAAAGCGCAGTTGTTGTTGACAATGGAACCAGAGATCCTGGAGAATCACAAGTTGTTAACCAAAGTGCAGGAACTCGCGCCTGTGTTGGAGTCAGAACGTATCAAAGACTCGCCCGAGTTGAACAACACATTCAACAAGATATCGCTGTCGTATCTCGAAGCTTACAAGGATTCCAAAGAGCTGAGCGCTCACGTACACGAGCTGCTATCTAAGTATAACGCGGTTATAAATAGTATATCGGaatcgttaattattttagataatgcGGTTACAGCCGCAGAAGTAGCAGCTAAGCCGAAAAAGCAAGCAGATGattaacgaaataattattcggtccatttaaatatatcagtTAATTTATATCGTGTTTTAAtacaagttaatatttttcaatttctgctTCAATTTCGTATAGTGCAAATTCACTTTTAATCGCTTAtcttttaacttatttattatagaaaattgttttagaaGCGAGTTGGTCAGGGTAAGGGAAAGAAAATATCTCAGGCCtgtgtaaaatacatttatttaccagttttacttgaaatataaaaatacgcaTTCATCAGTGActacgtatatatgtaaacataCTTTACTGTTTAATCTCTATAacaatgcattttattaaaaaatagtcatatattatatacatttatccTATCTATTATCTAGTTCTATCCACGGTTCATTTCAGAAATCCTTATTTAGGATCTCTGAGACAAACTGTTGATTCATATTTAATGGGACATGCATATGTATCGGTCtctcatattaaataattaccttGTAATTGGTGTACATAAAGTGaactagaaatatttaaaatatcacaaaaatatt is from Temnothorax longispinosus isolate EJ_2023e chromosome 10, Tlon_JGU_v1, whole genome shotgun sequence and encodes:
- the LOC139821088 gene encoding dynactin subunit 3, whose amino-acid sequence is MRFILSNKFNRSPKNFTSTNSRAREMSAVKLLEDRIANLEKQVYGLGKMMSVDDPAPPNAVVDRLADVNSLISSALSGREKPNAVIKRLPELNGYLEPTSEEIDMPASAKAQLLLTMEPEILENHKLLTKVQELAPVLESERIKDSPELNNTFNKISLSYLEAYKDSKELSAHVHELLSKYNAVINSISESLIILDNAVTAAEVAAKPKKQADD